The Acidobacteriota bacterium genome has a segment encoding these proteins:
- a CDS encoding helix-turn-helix domain-containing protein, with product MPDVIKDEVRRIARREINAAVKQLKKDNARLKRSSADLKRRVAQLEKISARYKATLARVGKQSLQADEKALRKFRFRKDTVATLRKRLGVTQAELAVLVGVHKQAVYNWEHGTTPKGTQKAKLLGLRRLGARQVREILEGMK from the coding sequence ATGCCCGACGTCATCAAGGACGAGGTGAGAAGAATCGCCAGGCGGGAAATCAACGCAGCCGTCAAGCAACTTAAAAAAGATAACGCGCGACTGAAGAGAAGCAGCGCCGATCTCAAAAGGAGGGTGGCGCAACTTGAAAAAATTTCCGCCCGCTACAAGGCCACCCTGGCCCGCGTGGGGAAACAATCCCTTCAGGCGGACGAGAAGGCGCTCAGGAAGTTCCGGTTCCGGAAGGACACGGTCGCAACCCTGAGAAAGCGTCTCGGCGTCACCCAGGCGGAGCTTGCCGTGCTCGTGGGCGTCCACAAGCAGGCCGTGTACAACTGGGAGCATGGCACCACTCCCAAGGGGACACAGAAAGCCAAGCTTTTGGGGTTGCGCAGGCTTGGGGCGCGGCAGGTCCGGGAAATCCTGGAGGGAATGAAGTAG
- a CDS encoding CRTAC1 family protein: protein MNKSSCLGIAVALFFLLIPQGLSGQASSAKTVDTAVPDDTLQADLFEMADFVIEQIGHLETEEDVVCWSSFCKLDNFIARKPHSPKAVLAKIHYIQILADRIWEKASLAAEGRHVTPEDLAFTAEFDFEDSPVSMGPGAAETSREIGSKDFSDYRTTSERWRILLSVIQDAACGLGLYRDRPVLLKPLTREAALELSAVVSSLSLEMLKEAARIAFEEKILLVDGWCVHEATKSIEKRYGLEAPPTPEGVPTTEKNWVYPSKLEDWRSPSLESAPTESAPSEAPLGEREKEFLHELTTKMIHQKIQSLKKHNKGAVEEDLEQFINSLSSIPVTSEAIRYLLRELEDFFISLNSASASTMLHEIEAYEKLNRALPHSLLLNGDVVLTFGPKRGTHREFLEARREEGRGKSKKVTPSDITTVTLIERDMDSMRDNAIHWKIMQDVWLAGKGKPLTPFAAEFISEAVSVLATYYLVEAEKLAEAENKTAITDKEFSRLSDWKDRILPPEVRGTLWDERRALEKAALLKAHRGPLFKDVTQASGIDFLHELNAKTLDMSLSRVGMPKFKVGGTAVGDVDGDGRLDVYLVSGNDNKLYKNLGDGTFRDVTEEAGAGDSSQGIYALFADVDGDADLDLFIANAFGVSRLLENDGAGHFTDITARSAITAPPVPGMAFFFDFDKDGDLDMFVSGYGPWDKAISPTLSGRNGYPNKLFENLGGARFADITEKAGLGDTGWGQAAAAFDFDQDGDEDIYVANDFGANELFENLGDGTFRDISKRTLSYDRGHGMNVSFVDVNGDGFWDVYVTNISMFSRDIRYRFPRDQTSGSITDAILYGIRYLESNRLYVNKKGKLFVEEADLWFEPGTRGWSWQAGFFDYENDGDDDMYLANGWKRGMGGPERNQFFLNHNGYYYHMDTGSPESFPGDSRSFVYFDMDDDGDLDLIVNNFEDKAKVFRNEQKSRNRWLKLRLRGGADNRNGVGAKITVRAGELVMRKHVTCGLGYLSQEPEILHFGLGQNDSVDEILVEWPNGTRRAVSDVATNTLLTIEQEGGEPAAAAPAPTPTKLAAARPPER, encoded by the coding sequence ATGAACAAATCATCCTGCCTCGGGATCGCCGTTGCGCTTTTCTTCTTGCTCATACCCCAAGGCCTGAGCGGGCAAGCGAGTTCGGCGAAAACGGTGGACACCGCGGTCCCGGATGACACGCTGCAGGCCGATTTGTTCGAGATGGCGGACTTCGTGATCGAGCAGATCGGCCATCTCGAAACCGAGGAGGACGTTGTGTGCTGGTCCAGCTTCTGTAAGCTGGACAACTTCATCGCCCGCAAACCGCACTCCCCGAAAGCGGTGCTCGCCAAAATCCATTATATACAGATCCTTGCAGACCGGATCTGGGAAAAAGCCTCGCTGGCGGCCGAAGGACGCCACGTCACCCCCGAAGATCTCGCCTTCACCGCCGAGTTCGATTTCGAGGACAGCCCCGTGTCCATGGGCCCGGGGGCGGCGGAGACGTCTCGGGAAATCGGCTCCAAGGATTTTTCCGACTACCGCACGACGAGCGAGCGCTGGCGGATTCTCCTTTCGGTGATTCAAGACGCGGCGTGCGGTCTCGGCCTCTACAGGGACCGGCCCGTCCTTTTGAAGCCCCTCACCCGCGAAGCCGCCTTGGAGCTCTCGGCCGTCGTCTCGTCCCTATCGCTTGAGATGTTGAAGGAGGCCGCTCGAATCGCCTTCGAGGAAAAAATCCTCCTCGTGGACGGCTGGTGCGTCCACGAGGCCACCAAGAGCATCGAGAAACGGTATGGGCTGGAGGCCCCGCCGACCCCGGAGGGTGTGCCGACAACCGAAAAGAATTGGGTTTATCCCAGCAAGCTGGAGGACTGGCGCTCGCCGAGTCTCGAGAGTGCGCCGACGGAAAGCGCTCCCTCCGAGGCGCCCTTGGGAGAGAGGGAAAAGGAATTCCTTCACGAGTTGACGACGAAGATGATTCACCAGAAAATCCAGTCACTCAAAAAACACAACAAGGGCGCGGTCGAGGAAGACCTGGAGCAATTCATCAACAGCCTCTCGAGCATTCCCGTAACCTCGGAGGCCATTCGGTACCTGCTCCGAGAGCTTGAAGATTTTTTCATCTCCCTTAATTCCGCCTCGGCCAGCACCATGCTTCACGAGATCGAAGCCTACGAAAAGCTCAACCGGGCGCTGCCCCATAGTCTGCTCCTGAACGGCGACGTTGTTCTCACGTTCGGCCCGAAGCGCGGCACGCATCGAGAGTTTTTGGAAGCTCGGCGCGAAGAGGGAAGAGGCAAGAGCAAAAAAGTGACTCCAAGTGACATCACCACCGTGACCCTGATCGAGCGCGATATGGACTCGATGCGGGACAACGCGATCCACTGGAAAATCATGCAGGACGTATGGCTTGCGGGAAAAGGGAAGCCCCTGACGCCGTTTGCGGCCGAGTTCATCTCCGAGGCCGTGTCCGTTCTCGCGACGTACTATCTCGTGGAGGCTGAGAAACTGGCCGAGGCCGAGAACAAGACGGCCATCACCGACAAAGAGTTTTCGCGGCTTTCGGACTGGAAAGACCGCATCCTGCCGCCGGAAGTTCGTGGAACCTTATGGGACGAGAGACGGGCGTTGGAAAAGGCGGCCTTGCTCAAGGCCCATCGCGGTCCCTTGTTCAAGGACGTGACGCAGGCTTCCGGAATTGATTTCCTTCACGAATTGAACGCCAAAACCCTGGACATGAGCTTATCGAGGGTAGGCATGCCCAAGTTTAAAGTCGGCGGCACCGCCGTAGGCGACGTGGACGGCGACGGGCGGCTTGACGTTTATCTGGTCAGCGGAAATGATAACAAGCTCTACAAGAACCTCGGGGACGGCACGTTCCGGGACGTTACGGAAGAAGCCGGCGCGGGGGACTCGTCCCAAGGCATATACGCCTTGTTCGCCGACGTCGACGGCGACGCCGACCTGGACCTTTTTATCGCCAACGCCTTCGGGGTGTCCCGGTTGCTCGAAAACGACGGTGCGGGGCATTTCACCGACATCACGGCGAGGTCGGCCATTACGGCACCGCCGGTGCCCGGGATGGCCTTCTTCTTCGACTTCGACAAGGACGGCGATCTGGACATGTTCGTGAGCGGTTACGGCCCATGGGACAAAGCCATCAGCCCGACCCTCAGCGGTCGAAACGGCTACCCGAACAAGCTTTTCGAGAATCTGGGAGGCGCCCGCTTCGCGGACATCACGGAGAAAGCCGGCCTCGGAGACACGGGCTGGGGCCAGGCTGCGGCGGCGTTCGATTTTGACCAGGACGGAGACGAGGACATCTACGTGGCCAACGATTTCGGGGCGAATGAGCTCTTCGAGAATCTCGGGGATGGAACGTTTCGCGACATTTCCAAGAGGACGCTCTCCTACGACCGGGGCCATGGGATGAACGTAAGCTTCGTCGACGTGAACGGGGACGGCTTTTGGGACGTGTACGTCACGAACATCAGCATGTTTTCGAGAGACATCCGATACCGGTTTCCGCGCGACCAGACGAGCGGGAGCATCACGGACGCCATTCTTTACGGGATCCGGTACCTGGAAAGCAACCGCCTGTACGTGAACAAGAAGGGGAAGCTCTTCGTGGAAGAAGCCGATCTATGGTTCGAGCCCGGAACCCGCGGCTGGTCCTGGCAGGCAGGGTTTTTCGACTACGAGAACGACGGGGATGACGACATGTACCTGGCGAACGGCTGGAAGAGGGGAATGGGGGGCCCGGAAAGGAACCAGTTCTTTCTAAACCATAATGGATACTATTATCACATGGACACGGGCTCGCCCGAGTCCTTTCCCGGAGATAGCCGAAGCTTCGTGTACTTCGACATGGACGACGACGGGGACCTCGACTTGATCGTAAACAATTTTGAAGACAAGGCCAAGGTGTTTCGAAACGAGCAGAAGAGCCGGAACCGCTGGCTGAAGCTTCGCCTCCGGGGCGGGGCGGACAACCGAAACGGCGTCGGCGCCAAGATTACGGTTCGGGCGGGCGAGCTGGTCATGCGGAAACATGTGACGTGCGGCCTCGGCTACCTGTCCCAGGAGCCGGAAATTCTCCACTTCGGCCTCGGGCAAAACGACAGCGTCGACGAGATTCTGGTGGAGTGGCCGAACGGGACGCGCCGGGCGGTAAGTGACGTCGCGACCAATACGCTCCTGACCATTGAGCAGGAAGGCGGCGAGCCGGCAGCGGCCGCGCCTGCCCCTACGCCGACTAAGCTTGCCGCAGCCCGTCCTCCAGAACGTTAA
- the gabT gene encoding 4-aminobutyrate--2-oxoglutarate transaminase, which yields MGVIKLKTELPGPRSRALMEENNKQVARGVFHFTPIFMAKAHGVMIEDVDGNQLLDFASGIAVLNVGHTPERVVRAVQEQAARFLHPCFMVTPYEGYVRVAERLGALTPGSFPKQTMLANSGAEAVENAVKVARTATGRPAIICFEHAFHGRTYMAMTLTAKVKPYKHGFAPFCPEVYRAPYPYVYRWPQTGEDGGDPDLVAEECFRQFEDMVNNDISPDQVAGVIIEPVAGEGGFIPAPAKFLQKLQAFCREHGIVFIVDEIQTGFGRTGTFFACEQLGVEPDIITSAKGLGGGMPLSAVTGRTELMDTVEPAALGGTYGGNPLACASALEVLNMFEDGSLLKRSKELGKILQKRLRAWKKSFPGIGDVRGMGPMQAVEFVKSRAGKEPDREAAGRLVRHGYEHGVVVLPAGTYGNVIRFLIPLVMEPEQLEEGLNVLEDGLRQA from the coding sequence ATGGGCGTGATTAAGCTTAAAACGGAATTGCCGGGGCCCCGAAGCCGGGCCCTGATGGAGGAGAACAATAAGCAAGTTGCGCGCGGCGTGTTTCATTTCACGCCCATCTTTATGGCGAAAGCCCACGGGGTGATGATCGAGGACGTGGACGGAAACCAGCTCCTGGACTTCGCCTCCGGCATCGCCGTCCTCAACGTGGGCCACACCCCCGAGCGGGTCGTCCGCGCCGTCCAGGAGCAGGCGGCCCGGTTCCTGCACCCGTGCTTCATGGTCACGCCCTACGAAGGATACGTAAGAGTTGCCGAGCGGTTGGGCGCCCTGACACCGGGCTCCTTCCCCAAGCAGACGATGCTCGCGAACTCGGGTGCGGAGGCCGTCGAAAACGCCGTGAAAGTTGCCCGAACCGCGACGGGCCGCCCCGCGATCATCTGCTTCGAGCATGCCTTCCACGGGCGCACCTACATGGCCATGACCCTGACGGCCAAGGTCAAGCCATACAAGCATGGCTTCGCCCCGTTCTGCCCTGAAGTCTACCGCGCGCCCTACCCTTACGTCTACCGCTGGCCGCAAACGGGTGAGGACGGAGGAGACCCGGACCTCGTGGCGGAGGAATGCTTCCGCCAGTTCGAGGACATGGTGAACAACGATATCTCCCCGGACCAAGTGGCGGGCGTCATCATCGAGCCGGTGGCGGGCGAGGGCGGGTTCATCCCCGCTCCCGCGAAATTTCTCCAGAAACTTCAGGCTTTCTGCCGCGAGCACGGCATCGTCTTTATCGTAGACGAGATCCAGACCGGGTTCGGGCGGACGGGAACCTTCTTCGCGTGCGAGCAGCTGGGCGTGGAGCCGGATATCATAACTTCGGCCAAGGGGCTCGGCGGCGGGATGCCTCTATCCGCGGTGACCGGACGGACGGAGCTCATGGACACGGTGGAGCCGGCCGCCCTCGGCGGCACGTACGGCGGCAATCCCCTGGCGTGCGCTTCGGCCCTCGAGGTTCTGAACATGTTCGAGGACGGCTCCCTGCTCAAGCGCTCGAAGGAGCTGGGAAAAATCCTGCAGAAGCGGCTCCGCGCCTGGAAGAAAAGCTTTCCTGGAATCGGGGACGTGCGGGGCATGGGCCCGATGCAGGCGGTGGAGTTCGTGAAGAGCCGCGCGGGCAAGGAGCCGGACCGCGAAGCGGCCGGCCGACTCGTCCGCCACGGCTACGAGCACGGCGTGGTGGTTCTTCCGGCGGGAACGTACGGAAACGTTATTCGCTTTTTGATTCCGCTCGTGATGGAGCCCGAGCAGCTCGAGGAGGGGCTTAACGTTCTGGAGGACGGGCTGCGGCAAGCTTAG